A stretch of Vigna angularis cultivar LongXiaoDou No.4 chromosome 4, ASM1680809v1, whole genome shotgun sequence DNA encodes these proteins:
- the LOC108331911 gene encoding uncharacterized protein LOC108331911: MAAVSDQTTSICTHCDRAIPSANIDLHYAHCSRNLERCKICCDMVPKTLAEEHYLNTHAPVACSLCSETMERDILDIHRDENCPRRMVTCEFCEFPLPAIDLVEHQEVCGNRTELCHLCNKYVRLRERYNHEDSCNRIQENSSRPSRYVRPVERDEGPRRRPQNDFPRKRVFFTIAITGIAVILGSIFFQRKTDLSNLQ, from the exons ATGGCAGCGGTGTCCGATCAGACCACTAGTATATGCACTCACTG tGATCGGGCTATCCCTTCTGCAAATATTGATTTGCATTATGCTCATTGCTCTCGGAACCTTGAAAGATGCAAAATTTGTTGCGATATGGTTCCGAAAACGCTTGCCGAGGAGCACTATTTGAACACACATGCCCCG GTTGCCTGTTCGCTGTGCAGTGAAACTATGGAACGTGATATTTTAGATATTCATAGAGATGAAAATTGTCCTAGAAGGATGGTCACCTGTGAGTTCTGTGAGTTTCCCTTGCCAGCCATTGATCTGGTTGAGCATCAG GAAGTATGCGGGAATCGAACAGAACTTTGTCACCTTTGTAACAAGTATGTTAGACTGCGTGAAAGATACAACCATGAAGATAGTTGCAACAGAATTCAAGAGAATTCTTCAAGGCCTTCAAG GTACGTGAGACCAGTTGAAAGAGACGAAGGTCCTCGAAGAAGGCCGCAGAATGATTTCCCAAGAAAGCGTGTTTTTTTCACAATAGCAATCACCGGTATTGCTGTTATTCTCGGGTCTATTTTTTTCCAGAGAAAGACAGATCTCAGCAATTTGCAATAA
- the LOC108331978 gene encoding pentatricopeptide repeat-containing protein At1g09900, with amino-acid sequence MDLVVPPEQFCSFHRFHVIRARVSDNTVSRPFILSADTVSHFTKLKVARSRKRSDSRLFAVSKFESSGLNGRLQQIVSTPNGDLNGIAMESSASGVNGSRNFEEFASNIHLRKLVRNGELEEGLKFLERMIYQGDIPDVIACTSLIRGFCKGGRTKKATRVMEILENSGAVPDVITYNVLIGGYCKSGDIDKALQVLERMSVAPDVVTYNTILRSLCSSGKLKEAMEVLDRQLQRECYPDVITYTILIEATCNESGVGQAMKLLDEMRKKGCKPDVVTYNVLINGICKEGRLDEAIKFLNNMTSYGCQPNVITHNIILRSMCSTGRWMDAERLLADMLRKGCSPSVVTFNILINFLCRKRLLGRAIDVLEKMPKHGCVPNSLSYNPLLHGFCQEKKMDRAIEYLEIMVSRGCYPDIVTYNTLLTALCKDGKVDAAIEILNQLSSKGCSPVLVTYNTVIDGLAKVGKTESAVELLEEMRRKGLKPDIITYSSLLRGLGREGKVDKAIKIFRDMEGLNIKPNAITYNSIMFGLCKAQQTSRAIDFLAYMVEQGCRPTEVTYTILIEGIADEGLAEEALELLNVLCSRGFVKKSSAEQVAVKM; translated from the coding sequence ATGGATTTAGTGGTACCACCCGAACAATTTTGTTCATTTCACCGCTTCCATGTGATCAGAGCTAGGGTTTCGGATAACACCGTTTCGCGCCCTTTTATTCTATCTGCTGATACTGTTAGTCACTTTACAAAATTGAAAGTCGCTAGGTCTAGAAAGCGTTCAGACAGTCGCCTTTTCGCTGTTTCGAAATTCGAATCCTCTGGTTTGAACGGTAGACTGCAACAAATTGTGAGCACCCCAAACGGGGACTTGAATGGCATAGCTATGGAATCTTCGGCCAGCGGGGTGAACGGTTCCCGGAATTTTGAGGAGTTTGCGAGCAACATTCATCTGCGGAAGTTGGTTAGAAACGGGGAATTGGAGGAAGGGCTTAAGTTTCTGGAGCGCATGATTTACCAGGGGGATATCCCTGATGTCATTGCTTGCACCAGCTTAATTCGCGGGTTTTGCAAGGGTGGACGGACTAAAAAGGCAACGAGAGTGATGGAAATTTTGGAGAATTCGGGTGCTGTTCCTGATGTCATAACTTACAATGTTTTGATTGGTGGTTATTGCAAATCAGGAGATATAGATAAAGCCCTGCAGGTTTTGGAAAGAATGAGTGTTGCTCCGGATGTTGTTACGTATAACACCATTTTGCGTAGTTTGTGTAGCAGTGGGAAACTGAAGGAGGCAATGGAGGTTCTCGACAGGCAGCTGCAGAGGGAGTGTTATCCTGATGTGATTACTTACACGATTTTGATTGAAGCGACTTGTAATGAAAGTGGCGTTGGTCAGGCGATGAAGCTGTTGGATGAGATGAGGAAGAAAGGATGCAAACCTGATGTGGTCACATACAATGTTCTTATCAATGGTATTTGCAAGGAGGGTCGGTTGGATGAGGCTATCAAGTTTCTGAATAACATGACTTCATACGGTTGTCAACCGAATGTGATAACTCATAACATTATTCTGCGTAGCATGTGTAGCACTGGGAGATGGATGGATGCTGAGAGGCTGTTAGCTGACATGCTGAGGAAGGGTTGTTCCCCTAGTGTTGTTACTTTCAATATCTTGATTAACTTCTTGTGCCGGAAACGGTTATTGGGAAGAGCTATTGATGTCTTGGAAAAAATGCCAAAGCATGGTTGTGTGCCAAATTCCTTGAGTTACAATCCATTGCTTCATGGGTTTTGTCAAGAGAAAAAGATGGATAGAGCAATTGAGTATTTGGAAATAATGGTGTCAAGGGGTTGTTACCCGGATATAGTGACCTATAACACTTTGCTTACAGCACTATGCAAGGACGGGAAGGTGGATGCTGCAATTGAAATACTGAATCAACTGAGTAGCAAGGGATGCTCTCCTGTCTTAGTTACTTATAATACAGTTATTGATGGTCTTGCAAAGGTGGGAAAAACAGAGTCTGCTGTGGAACTCTTGGAAGAGATGCGCAGAAAGGGTCTTAAACCTGATATAATTACGTACTCTTCACTGCTCCGTGGACTTGGCCGTGAAGGAAAGGTTGATAAGGCTATAAAAATTTTCCGTGACATGGAAGGATTAAATATTAAGCCCAATGCTATCACTTACAATTCTATTATGTTTGGACTTTGTAAGGCTCAGCAAACTAGTCGTGCTATTGATTTTCTGGCTTATATGGTAGAGCAAGGATGCAGACCTACCGAAGTAACATATACCATTCTTATAGAAGGCATTGCTGATGAAGGATTAGCTGAGGAAGCTTTGGAGTTGTTAAATGTGTTGTGCTCCAGAGGATTTGTGAAGAAAAGTTCTGCTGAACAGGTAGCAGTCAAGATGTAG